One Candidatus Bathyarchaeia archaeon genomic window, CAGTGTTGAAGTAAGAGTAGAGTTGTTTCTGGTCGTAACGGGATACGAAGCTCAGATTCGACTTTAGGATTGGGTAGAGCAACGGAACGAACTCTTTGCTCCTTCCAACGATATTCTCCCAAAATCGGGATTGCGACTCGTGGACGCCTGCGGACACTCCAGAAGCTGTAGGCGTGAATTGCAGTTCGTGGTCTACCTGCAGCTCGTATAGGGCGTGGCCGCACTCGTGAATTAGCCCGAACACTGAGGCCTTGAAATTCTTAGGCTCATATCTCGTCGTTATTCTAACGTCGTCACTTGCGATCTTGATGGCGAAGGGATGGGTGGAAACGTCCTGCCGGAATCTCTTCTCCGGCATGCCGAGTAGTTGCAGTAGCTTCTGGCTTACCTGTTTCAGCGAATTAACGTCGTAGTCGAGATCTTCTAGAGGATGTTTCTTCGGAAACGTTCCTTGGGATAGAGTCTTTGCCAAGATCTTCTTAAGTTGCGGGATAAGTTCGGAGAAGATCTTGTCAAGGTCACTGAAGGTCAGTCCTTCCTCGGAAAGATCAAGCAGCGCGTTGTACGGATTCCCGGACGGGTCGAGATGGTTTGCCTCTTCCCGTTTCAGCTCAGTTATCTTCTCCAAGTGGGGCCTGAAGATTCTGAAGTCAGATTTCTTTCTCGCCTCTCTCCACGGGATGTTAGCTTCGATTGTAGCCTTTTGCAGTTCCTCAACCAGTTTCGGTGGGACTTTCTGGAAATAGTTGAGTTCTCTCTTGACGACCCGAACAACTCCCTTTTCGGCATCGTTGAGGTCCTTCAGCTTCTCAGCTTTCTCGACAGGGCCAGCTAGATCTATGGTCATCTCCTGGCGAAGTAGCTCGATCTCGGACTGAGCTTGGCCTCTGGCGCCGGCTCCAGCCTTAGGCATGTTGATCTCGAGGTCCCATCCCAAGAGGGAAGAAGCATGGGTCATCGCGGCAACTGATCTGTATCTGGTGAGAAGGTCGAGGACAACTGGGTTATTGAACGGGGTCAAAGGCGCGACCAGACCTCTCGGCAGATTAACTGCCTAAAAACTTTGAAGGCGAATTACTAGGAGTTGGGCCGGGCGAGTGCTTTTCTTGGATATCTTGCCGATTAGAAGCTTGAAGAATACAGCGTTTCTTCCCCAGCAAGAGCTAATACGCATCAGGGATAATTGCCAGAGTCATGGCGAAGGCCGTGTCTGAATTCGTCCGTGTAGCCTCGACGGGTGAGATTCCTGAAGGAAAAATGAAGAAGGTCATAGTCGGCAGTCAACAGATTCTTGTTTCGAACGTGAACGGCAGGTATTACGCTATTGGAAACGTCTGCACCCACATGGGTGGACCATTGGACCAAGGTTTCCTCGCGGGTCATGAGGTGCAGTGTCCTTGGCACGGTTCCCATTTCGATGTCACCAGTGGCGAAGTAAAGAGAGGTCCTGCCTTTAGGCCGGAGCCGGTCTATGAGGTCAAGATCGAAAGTGGTAATATTCTGATAAGACAGAAGCAATAGAAAACGTAATCCGCGAGATTCTTCCGGCTACTGCTGCTTTGCGCCACAGCTGGTACAGAACGTCGCGGCACCGGGGAGCTTAGCACCACACTTGAAACAGAATTTCGACTCGACCGAAGGCTGTGGTTGCATTCCGGTCGCTGGTTGCGGTGGAGCCGGAGAGGGCGCGAAAGTCTGCGGGGCAGGTTGACCCCAGCCAGGCGATGGGGGCCGGTCATTGATGGAGAAGTATGCGACGATTTGGAAAATTAGAGCAATTAAGATGATCAGGAAGCCTACGAACACGATTGTGAGCGCTGCTCCAATAAGGTACAGCAAGCCGGCGGTTGCGAACGCGCTCACGTTCAGCCGCTGTGATATCTTCTCGTAGGATCGCTTGAGAAAGATCGCAGATATGATCGTGGAGACCCAAAACGCTCCGAGTATGCCAAAGAACAGAAGTCCGGGAAACCCGAAACCAAGCGAAAACAGGCCGCCAATTTCCCCCGAGATGATAAACGCGACAAAAACGACTGCTCCAATAATGGCGGTTATGGCGGCGAGAAGAGCGTCGTCGAAGATACTCTTGTCTTGAACCGCTTCGGATATTTCCTTCGTCGCCAGAAGAATCAGTATCCAGCCGACAAGGCTGACGAAGGGGATGAAGACGAGGATCCCACCCACTCCGCCGAGGGTCTTGGCCGATGACAAAGATCCCATGTTCGAGTAGGTCTAATGTCCCGAATTTAAGGTTGGAATTGGCTGAGTTGTTTTGGTAGGATTATTCTTCTTTCCAGTTCATCAGTATGCTGCCGAGCACGATGAAGAAGGCTGCGAGACCTAGGGCGATGATCGTGTTTGTCAAAGCCTGGGCAGGTTGCGCGTAGATGAGTGCGTCTCTTAGTCCGTCGTTGACATAGGTTAGTGGCATGAAGTTGGCTATGATCTTCATGATATCGGGCAGTGTCTCGCGGGGCCAGAAGGTTCCAGCCAAGAACATCATGGGGAAAGTTATCGCGTTCGCAGCCGCATCCGCGCTCTCAGCCTCCTTCACGAAATTTGCGAGGACCATGCCGATGCCCGGGAAGAGAAGGGCGGCCGCAACTACCAACCCTACCGTGTAGATGTCGATAGTCGCTGTCACGCCAAAGATGGCATAGCCGAAGAAGAGGATAACGACAAGTGATATTGTAGCCAGGATCATCTGGTAGCCAACCATGCCGAGAATCCATTCGATCTTGCTCAGCGGTGTAGTCGCGAGTTTCTTGATAATTTTCAGCTCTCGGTATCTGCCATTGGTGTTCACGGCGCCGAAGACTCCGGTTGTGAGAAGGGTCATCCCGATTACTCCAGGGATGAAGAAGTCGATGTAGCGGACATTCTTCGTTACGATTCCGACTTGTTGGAGAATTAGGTGGTTAGGCGCGTTAGCAATTGCGGCTGCGTACGAAATGGTTACCGAGTGCACTATTCCCGCGAGCGACGCGGACGCTTGATCGCTCTGATCCATGTAGAGCTGAATGGTCGCATTCTTTCCGCTCATCAGGGTGGCATTGAAACCTAGCGGTATGACCAGCAATCTCTGTCCGCGATTATGTTGCTGAGCGTCCTCTTTCACAAATGTCAGCGGGTTTGGTTGCTCAGCTGGGATCACGTGAAGGTTGAACGCTCCGGTTTGGTTCAGCACGTTGACGTAGCCTTGAGAGAGAGCTGTGGGCACATTACCGGTCAGGTCCTGGTTCTGGAGGTATAGGTCGAACTTGGTGCTTCCGTTGCCGAAGATCGCTCCGAAGAGGACGATGAGGAGTAGTGGGAAGGCGATGGTCCAAAATATGTTGCTCTTGCTGCGGTACCCGCTCTTGAAGTGTCCATTGATGATTGTGTAGATTCGGCTCCTCATGGTCAGTTTCCCTCCTCTGAAACTCTGCGCCCTGTTAGATTGAGAAATACGTCATCTAGTGTTGGACGCCTAACTTCGATCTCCTTGTCGTGCAAAGGGGTCTGTCCCAAGCTCATGAGGATGTTTGTAAGTTCTCCATTGTTTAGAGGAATGGCAATGTCTCCTGCGTTTCTGAGCTCAGCTTTAGGCAAGCCAGGAGGTAGTTGTTTGAGTCCCTGCTCGCCAGCTTCTCTGATGATGAGCGTTTTCTTTCCGCCATGGCTGTCTATCAATTGGTCTGGGGTTCCAGACGCGATGATCTGTCCGTGGTCAATTATTGATACGATGTCAGCTAGGAACTCTGCCTCGTCCATATAGTGAGTTGTCAGGAAGACTGTTTTCCCTTGACTCTTTAACCGCTCCACAACTCCCCAGACATCTCTCCGAGCCCTAGGGTCGAGCCCAGTGGTGGGCTCATCAAGGAAGACTACATCAGGGTCGTTTACGAGAGAAACCGCGAGGCCGACTCTCTGCTTGAGGCCTCCAGACAAGCTCTTGAATTGTTCGTCCCGCTTATCCTTGAGATCTACTAACTCGATGAGTTTGTCCGCGTCGAGTTGGTGTTTGAACATCGCTCCGAAGTAGTTGATATTCTCTCGGACAGTAAGACGATCGATCGCATTGAAGTCCTGCGGTAGGACCCCTATTCGTTTTCTGATCTCTGCCTGATCAGAACGTTTGCTTACGTCATATCCAAGCACTCGTGCTTGACCGCCGGTCGGGTTTCGAAGGCATTCTAGGATCTCTACTGTCGTAGTTTTTCCGGCGCCGTTTGGGCCGAGAAATGCGAAGATTTCTCCTTTCGTCAGGCTGAATGATATGTCGTTGACAGCGACATTGTCACCGTATTTCTTGGAAAGCTTGTCCACCTGTACGACCTTGTCAGATTGTCCAGGCGGAGGCGCGGGAAGGTTGTCGCTCATTGGAGCGAGACTCCTACCGCGCGATTCTCAAGAGGTTCGTAATGATTATCGTCGCCGTGATTGATTCCGGCTTCGATCGAGTGCGAGTTTCCATCAGATTTCACCACAATTAACGTATTGACGCCGGTGTCGCTTTTAATGGTCGGGCACATCTCGTAGTCACACAATGTGATTACATCTTGCTGACTCGCGAGATCCGTTTCAACCCGATGAATACCATTCATCTCGAATCTCTCTATCCTTGCGGGAACAAACTAGGAGAGATGGGTTAGTTTTGCGCTTACGTCCCATAGTCTTTGCGCTATCTCCTGATCATAGGACTCGTCTGAGGACTTCTTCACCTTCAACTTCTCCAGATATTCTCCGTTGAGATCCTTTGCGTCTGGTGAGGAAGCGAGATAGACAATTGTCTCCGCTCCTTTCTCGGGACTTGTCATGAACAATTTCGGCAAAGCCATGATGAAGCCTACAGGGCCAAAAGGTCTCGTCCAGATGTTGGTCGCAACAGTTCCCGGATGGACAGAGTTGACTGTCACCCCGGTTCCCTGGAGTTTCTTGGCGAGTTCGTGTGTGAAGAGGACGAGGGCGAGTTTCGATTGTCCATAAGCTTTCCATCCGCCATAATCGGTCTGTAGGTTCAGATCGTCGAAGTTGATGTGTCCATTGTAGTGTCCCACGGATGAAACGTTGATGATTTTGCTTGGAGCGCTTGCCTTCAGCAGGTCTAACTGGAGGTTCGTTAGAAGGAATGGTGCGAGATAGTTTGTTGCGAAGGTATTCTCGTAACCGTCAGGTGTAACGCGACGTCGTTGGTTGAAGAGCCCAGCATTGTTGATCAGGACATGTAGTCTGGAGTATTTCTTCTGGAATTCTGATGCAAGGGTCTTCACCGACTCGAGGGACGATAAGTCGGCGAGTAGGAGATCGATTGAGTTGTTCTGAGTTGTTCTGATTATATCGTCTCTTGCAGCTTCTCCTCTTTCCTTGTTTCGTGCGACCATGACGACAGTCGCGCCCTTCTTGGCAAGAGCGAGGCTGGCTGCTTTACCAATCCCGGAATTGGCTCCGGTAACCATGACCATTTTGTCTTTCATTACCTTGTCCGAGACATTTTCGTTCTGCATTATTCGTCGCTAAACTGACTGGCAAGTCATTATTTAAACGCGTCGGTCATTTTTAAATACGACACGCGCACACTTCATAGAGGAAACATGCCACGTGTTGTCCCCGAATACAAAGAAGAAGCTAGAACACGTATTCTCACAGCCGCAAACCAGGTCTTTGGAGAAAAAGGATACCGCCAGGCAACAATGGACGACGTGGCCAAGAAACTCGGCGTGAGCAAAGGAGCACTCTACCTATACTTCGCCAGCAAGGAAGAACTATTCGAGGCCATCTGCCGAGCAGAACCCTTAGCATTCAAAGAGATCCTATACTCCACCTTTAGCGAAAACAAGAGCCCGCTAGAGAGCGCTGGCGAATTCTTTGACAAGATGCTGAAGCGATCCGGATCTAGCTCAGGACTGAGCTTCGAGATATTCTCAGAGGCATCTCACAACCCTGGTCTCCGAAAAATTCTCAAGAAGACTCGGGACGAATACGCAGCGATCCTGATGAGCTATTTGGAAGAGGGACGAAAGAGAGGCTTTATCGATAGTGACCTGGACCTGCGGTCGATAACCTATGCACTCATTGGTCTCTGGAACGGAATGGAGACATTGGTCCTGACAGGGCTTTCCGTTGCCGAGGCAAGGAACGCATGGCTTGAAGCGTTCAAGGCGATATTCATGCATCAACCAGTTCACAAACGAATCTAGTGATCCACTAGACCGGAACTGAGCTTACTACTTTGTTATCAGCATGCTCCTGGGTTATCTGCAAAGCGCCGTAGATGATGAGACCGAGCATCGATACATACGCAACTGTTCCTATTGCTTCTCCTACCAAACCGGTGAGAGCTATAGTTGCACCGATTTGAGCCACAGATAGCCCGCGCTGATAAAGGACTAGTGCTTGAAAGGGACCTCCAAGGGCGAGCCAATAGTACAAGTCCCAGGAGCCATCGATGATTAGGTTGATCAGGAAACCAAGAGCGATCAGAAAGAGCCCGCGCGATTGTCTCTGACGAGATAGCCAGAAAGAAATCACCGCGGCCGCTGCAAGAATGGTTGTGCTCACAATGTAAGGAGCCATGTTAAGCAAGAACAATCCCGGGGAAACGTCAACCACTCAAGTTCAACCTTCGTGAATATTGTTGCCCAGCTTATTGAACAGTATGGAATAGAAGATTTGCACTTCGATGCACGGCATCCCCCCTATGAGGTAGACATAAAACCAGATTTCTTGGAGCCTTCTGTTGTCCTCATGTCAGTCGCGAAGCCGAGGCCCGGCGGCATCAACTCCAATAAAATCGATCACGTTGTGATCATTTTCAAAGAGAATCACACCTTCGACAACTACTTCGGCACTTTTCCCGGCGCTAACGGGATGATGATGCCGAGATCCCCTAATCCTCCGCCAAGGGACCCAGACCATCGACACAGCGCATGGTTGACACGCCAGACGACCTCAGTCCGCCAACAATTCGTTGAAGCTGACATTCCCGCTTACTTTGCCTACGCGAGAAAATTCACCCTATGCGACCAGTACTTCACGGATGTTGCGGGACCATCCACGCCAAACCACTTGATGGTGTTGGCGGCTGATTCTCCCTTCATCGACAACCCCCACCCGGGCGACCCGTCGAGAATCCCTTCTTCGCTCCCTTTGAGCCTTGAATCGCACAAGTTGTCTTGGGGAAACTATGGCGGGTACGCGTTCCAGTATCTGAGTGGTGTTGGTGGGAGAAACAAATCTACGTCTGACCAGTTCGCCAAGGATGCGGCGGCGGGAAAACTGCCCAATGTCTCGTGGGTCTATGCTACGAGTCAGTTTGATGAGCATCCTCCTGACCCTGGGAAGGGTCCGATGGGGAATGTGACGACGGGTATGCAATGGACCGTGGAACAGGTGAATGCGATTGTGAAGGGAGGACTTTGGGGGAGGACTGCTATTTTTATAACATGGGATGACTGGGGCGGGTGGTTTGATCACGTCGATCCGCCGAATGTTGAGGCGTGGAAACTTGCGACTCCACAGCCATCTTACAAAGGGACACAGTTCCGGTACGGGCCACGGGTCCCATGTCTAGTACTGGGTCCATACGCGAAGAATGGTTATCTTTCAAAGAAGCTGCACTCGCACGTTAGCCTGGTCAAGTTCTGCGAATCATTGTTCGGACTACCTGCCCTAAATCAGCGAGATTCGCAGGCGGACGACATGTCGGACTGTTTCGATTTCACCCAGACTCCATCCCAACCACCTCACTGATACAGTGAACACTGCCCGCCGAACACTCAGCAAACTTTCATATTCGCTATTGTCCAGAGAGCAGACGCTGTTCTAGTATGAAGAAGACCGAGGGATCTCGCTTGGTCAAATGGAACTACAAGGCGGACATAATGACTGCATGTAGCTGCGACTGGGGATGTCCATGTAACTTCAACGCTCCCCCTACTCGAGGGTTCTGTCAGGGAGGGTGGGCTCTCAAAATTGCAGATGGCAAATCTGGTGACATACGACTCGACCGACTAGGTTTCGCTTTGATGGCCAAGTGGCCCAGAGCAATACATGAAGGGGGCGGCACTGCGAGAATATGGATAGACTCGAAGGCTACTAAGGAGCAGGGACACATCCTCGATCAGATCGTCAAAGGAAAGATGGGTGGGAAGCCATGGCCAATCTTCGGTCCAACGATTGATACCTGGCTGGAGACGTCATTTCTCCCCCTAGAGTGGGAGTTCGACGGAGCTAGGAGCCACTTCAAATTTGGCTCAGAGGTCCGTCTATCTATGGAGCCGATGCGAAATCCGGTGACGGGCAAGGACGTCGCGGCAAAGATCGTTCTGCCTGACGGTCTGACTTGTAATGAGCTGAACATGACGTCCTCGCAGGGTTTCTCAGTATTTGCTCCGGGACTGAAATATGCATGGTCCGGGAAAATGGCCTGGTACGGGTCCGTGGAACACGGGTCGTGAGCGAGAGCTCAGGCTTCGTCTTACTGAGCTGTGAGAATCTGCGAGGGCTTAGGGCCCTTTGATATTGAATGGAGAGTAGAATCCATTTTTCTCGGAAATATTCCAGTTCCATCCATGATCATGGAGCGCGAGCTTCTTTGATTTGGCTACAACGGCGGGCTGGTTCGGGACAGCGGAAAGAGGGTGATTCTCTATTATTATGTCTCGGCCACCCGCGCCTTCTACGGCTGTGATCTCCATGTCACCGATGCCTGGCATATGCAGGAAGCGCTGTTTGCCCTTGGCCTGGAAATCGATGTGAACCGGTTTGACACCTAGCACTCTTCCTATGAAGGGCGCGAGGGCCGCTGGTGGACCCCCAGCTTTTCCTGCAAAGATCGTTGTTAGAGCGTCACGCTGCGCCTGCGTGGCCTTCTCATCGATGTAGAGAGCCGCATCCCATTTGACCTTGAGCATATGACCCGCAGAATATATTCCCAGAGCTACGTTTAGACCGTTGAGGGAGGTGTCTGCATACTTTCCACTTTCGATATGCCATGCTATGAGAACGGTACACTCGCCAGTTGTTGGTGCACTAGTGAAGACGCACGGGCAGGCAACGTCGCAGTTGCAAGCCTCAAAATACGACCCGGCCAGATTCCACTTGCTCGCCATATCCCCGGCAAAAAATGGGCTTAACTATTAGAGACTAGGAAGCCTGGGCGCGTTCGCCCCATCTACCTAGAGCTGTCAAAATCTGCCAGTAAACGAGGGTCACACACTGGACTCTGTTCGAAACATCCCAGTCTCTGTAACGGGTATCTTTCTTGCTAGCGTCCTTGGGGCGTTGGCTCTTGGTGCGTGGCTAGTAAGCGCGGAGTCGAATATGCCGATGGCGGGCATGTTTGATCTCGTCTCCTTCGGCTTCTTCACGGCCTTGTGGGCTGTGGGAATGGTTGCGATGATGTTTCCATCGCTTATTCCGATGGTCTATGCGCTCACCAGCTCGGCCCGGAGAGAGCTGGAGGAGAACGGGTCATCGGGAGGTCTCGGCCGCGTACTAGTCTCTGCAAGGGCGGGGCTGTTCGTTCTCGGATACGTTGCCATATGGACACTAGTAGGCGTCATATTCTACCTGGGAATCACTCTCCTGGTGCAGGCAGGATTACCGGCTAGCTTCGGTACCGTTCGTTCTTGGGCCGGACTGATACTGATCGGAACAGGCCTCTACCAATTCACACGGTTCAAGGAAATGTCGCTGTCGAAGTGTCGCAGTCCAATGACGTTTATTCTAACCAGTTGGCGGAACGGATCCACGGGAGCAGGAATCATGGGCGCGAACTACGGCTGGTTCTGTACCAAATGTTGCTGGGTCTTAATGGTAGGCCTCCTCACCGTCGGGGCCATGAGTCTACCATTCATGGGGGTCTTCGCGCTCATCATCTTTGTCGAGAAGGTTGCGCCGTTCGGCAATCTATTCTCTAAGATTGTTGGCGGTGCCTTTCTGGCAGCAGGTCTCTATCTGTTGCTATGATAAGAAAAAAATAGACAGACAAACCATGATTCGTTGAACATGGTCAGATACTTCGGCTCAGGTCAAGTTATCCCTGAACGATGATCGCTCCTATCATCTGTGGTTGATGGAATTTACAGTGGAAATTGAAGCTTCCAGCTTGGTTTGTGGTGATTGTTATGGTTGCGTTCTGGATCGTGCTTGACTGGGCCGCAACAACAGCGTCGTTTGCGTATGGTGCGTTGAGTGTGAACGAGTGAGCCTTGTCAGTCGGGTTGTAGAAGTGAATGGTCACAGTGTCGCCCTTGTTCACAACGATTAGGCTAGATGAGTAGATGTAGTCCGAGGTCAACCCCCTTGTCTGACTGGAGTTGAAGTTCTGATCGACAACGAACAAGTATACGTCTCGTGCTTGCGGCGCGGCACCGGGATGCTCGAGATAACTAGTTGCTAGTCCTGTTACGCTTCCAACGATTGCTGCTAGTAGCACGGTTGCGATGAGGAGGTTGCGATTGCTCCAGGTGACCATACTGCCGTCAAGTAACGACGTTGTTAAAAGGTTTTACCACTGTAGTTTGTAGAATACTTTGCTACGGGCCCCCGACCTCAAAAGCTCTTACCTTTCCGGTCAAGCGAAGCTGTTAACATTCCCCTGTTTCGATTCACGTTATGACGGCGAAACCGGAGTGAGGCTTCAAGACATCGACCTACTTACTCCTACCATCAGGGATTTTTCCCTTCCCGCCGTCAATTCTCATCACTGGAGACTGGACTCAACAAGCCCGCTTAGTTTGGCGCGGGAGAAGCTGATCCAGGACTCGGATACCGACTGGGTATTGTTCGTCGATGACGACATTACGTGGTCTCCCGAAACGCTCGATCGAATGTTTCTAGCGATTGACGCTAAGACTGGAGCTATCGACACTCAGATCCTTGATAGGGGGATAACTCCGCACTTCACAACTTCAAGGGTTACTCGAGGCTGGCTCGGGTTCACGCTAGTGAGGAGGGAGGCTGTTCAGGACTGGCATCCTCCACCTCTGCAAAGATTCGAGGATGAACATCTGAGAAGACACATTCTCAAGAAAGGTTTCCGGTACAAGAGGATTCTAGATATTGCGCCAGTGATTCACGATTATGTTGCTGGGAGACCGACCAAACATGACCATTTTCTCGATGGCCAGGGAGCTAGACGCGTGTTTTCGCGGAGGGAGAAGATCTGGATGGTCGCTAAGACTCCTCTCTTCCTCAGACGAGGAAAAGTTCGTTTCCTAGCTCACTATTATTTCGTGAGTGGAATGATCCACTAACGGATGGTCTTGATAGTTGAATGACTAAGAGATCTCCCGAGCAACTATCAATGAACGCTGCACAGCTTCTTGTTCGATGCCTCGAAAATGAAGGTGTCCAGTACGCATTTGGCATACCCGGGGAGGAGAATATTCACGTCATCGACGCGCTCAATAGGTCATCTATCCGGTTCGTTCTTGTCCGTC contains:
- a CDS encoding carboxypeptidase M32, translating into MTPFNNPVVLDLLTRYRSVAAMTHASSLLGWDLEINMPKAGAGARGQAQSEIELLRQEMTIDLAGPVEKAEKLKDLNDAEKGVVRVVKRELNYFQKVPPKLVEELQKATIEANIPWREARKKSDFRIFRPHLEKITELKREEANHLDPSGNPYNALLDLSEEGLTFSDLDKIFSELIPQLKKILAKTLSQGTFPKKHPLEDLDYDVNSLKQVSQKLLQLLGMPEKRFRQDVSTHPFAIKIASDDVRITTRYEPKNFKASVFGLIHECGHALYELQVDHELQFTPTASGVSAGVHESQSRFWENIVGRSKEFVPLLYPILKSNLSFVSRYDQKQLYSYFNTVRPSLIRVEADELTYNFHVAMRYELEKKLVLGKIKVSELPSVWDDMIEDYLGMRPENDADGVLQDIHWSWGQFATFPGYSLGNVIAGMLWSTLTKKKLLPIKGDRSIVLLKEWLAENIHKPGSTYSPKELLNRVFNKGYDPSGLVSYLENKYLAMN
- a CDS encoding non-heme iron oxygenase ferredoxin subunit, encoding MSEFVRVASTGEIPEGKMKKVIVGSQQILVSNVNGRYYAIGNVCTHMGGPLDQGFLAGHEVQCPWHGSHFDVTSGEVKRGPAFRPEPVYEVKIESGNILIRQKQ
- a CDS encoding DUF996 domain-containing protein, whose translation is MGSLSSAKTLGGVGGILVFIPFVSLVGWILILLATKEISEAVQDKSIFDDALLAAITAIIGAVVFVAFIISGEIGGLFSLGFGFPGLLFFGILGAFWVSTIISAIFLKRSYEKISQRLNVSAFATAGLLYLIGAALTIVFVGFLIILIALIFQIVAYFSINDRPPSPGWGQPAPQTFAPSPAPPQPATGMQPQPSVESKFCFKCGAKLPGAATFCTSCGAKQQ
- a CDS encoding ABC transporter permease — protein: MRSRIYTIINGHFKSGYRSKSNIFWTIAFPLLLIVLFGAIFGNGSTKFDLYLQNQDLTGNVPTALSQGYVNVLNQTGAFNLHVIPAEQPNPLTFVKEDAQQHNRGQRLLVIPLGFNATLMSGKNATIQLYMDQSDQASASLAGIVHSVTISYAAAIANAPNHLILQQVGIVTKNVRYIDFFIPGVIGMTLLTTGVFGAVNTNGRYRELKIIKKLATTPLSKIEWILGMVGYQMILATISLVVILFFGYAIFGVTATIDIYTVGLVVAAALLFPGIGMVLANFVKEAESADAAANAITFPMMFLAGTFWPRETLPDIMKIIANFMPLTYVNDGLRDALIYAQPAQALTNTIIALGLAAFFIVLGSILMNWKEE
- a CDS encoding ABC transporter ATP-binding protein codes for the protein MSDNLPAPPPGQSDKVVQVDKLSKKYGDNVAVNDISFSLTKGEIFAFLGPNGAGKTTTVEILECLRNPTGGQARVLGYDVSKRSDQAEIRKRIGVLPQDFNAIDRLTVRENINYFGAMFKHQLDADKLIELVDLKDKRDEQFKSLSGGLKQRVGLAVSLVNDPDVVFLDEPTTGLDPRARRDVWGVVERLKSQGKTVFLTTHYMDEAEFLADIVSIIDHGQIIASGTPDQLIDSHGGKKTLIIREAGEQGLKQLPPGLPKAELRNAGDIAIPLNNGELTNILMSLGQTPLHDKEIEVRRPTLDDVFLNLTGRRVSEEGN
- a CDS encoding SDR family oxidoreductase; its protein translation is MQNENVSDKVMKDKMVMVTGANSGIGKAASLALAKKGATVVMVARNKERGEAARDDIIRTTQNNSIDLLLADLSSLESVKTLASEFQKKYSRLHVLINNAGLFNQRRRVTPDGYENTFATNYLAPFLLTNLQLDLLKASAPSKIINVSSVGHYNGHINFDDLNLQTDYGGWKAYGQSKLALVLFTHELAKKLQGTGVTVNSVHPGTVATNIWTRPFGPVGFIMALPKLFMTSPEKGAETIVYLASSPDAKDLNGEYLEKLKVKKSSDESYDQEIAQRLWDVSAKLTHLS
- a CDS encoding TetR/AcrR family transcriptional regulator; the protein is MPRVVPEYKEEARTRILTAANQVFGEKGYRQATMDDVAKKLGVSKGALYLYFASKEELFEAICRAEPLAFKEILYSTFSENKSPLESAGEFFDKMLKRSGSSSGLSFEIFSEASHNPGLRKILKKTRDEYAAILMSYLEEGRKRGFIDSDLDLRSITYALIGLWNGMETLVLTGLSVAEARNAWLEAFKAIFMHQPVHKRI
- a CDS encoding alkaline phosphatase family protein, which gives rise to MSVAKPRPGGINSNKIDHVVIIFKENHTFDNYFGTFPGANGMMMPRSPNPPPRDPDHRHSAWLTRQTTSVRQQFVEADIPAYFAYARKFTLCDQYFTDVAGPSTPNHLMVLAADSPFIDNPHPGDPSRIPSSLPLSLESHKLSWGNYGGYAFQYLSGVGGRNKSTSDQFAKDAAAGKLPNVSWVYATSQFDEHPPDPGKGPMGNVTTGMQWTVEQVNAIVKGGLWGRTAIFITWDDWGGWFDHVDPPNVEAWKLATPQPSYKGTQFRYGPRVPCLVLGPYAKNGYLSKKLHSHVSLVKFCESLFGLPALNQRDSQADDMSDCFDFTQTPSQPPH
- a CDS encoding DUF1326 domain-containing protein, which produces MKKTEGSRLVKWNYKADIMTACSCDWGCPCNFNAPPTRGFCQGGWALKIADGKSGDIRLDRLGFALMAKWPRAIHEGGGTARIWIDSKATKEQGHILDQIVKGKMGGKPWPIFGPTIDTWLETSFLPLEWEFDGARSHFKFGSEVRLSMEPMRNPVTGKDVAAKIVLPDGLTCNELNMTSSQGFSVFAPGLKYAWSGKMAWYGSVEHGS
- a CDS encoding DUF1326 domain-containing protein, with amino-acid sequence MASKWNLAGSYFEACNCDVACPCVFTSAPTTGECTVLIAWHIESGKYADTSLNGLNVALGIYSAGHMLKVKWDAALYIDEKATQAQRDALTTIFAGKAGGPPAALAPFIGRVLGVKPVHIDFQAKGKQRFLHMPGIGDMEITAVEGAGGRDIIIENHPLSAVPNQPAVVAKSKKLALHDHGWNWNISEKNGFYSPFNIKGP
- a CDS encoding DUF2182 domain-containing protein, producing the protein MALGAWLVSAESNMPMAGMFDLVSFGFFTALWAVGMVAMMFPSLIPMVYALTSSARRELEENGSSGGLGRVLVSARAGLFVLGYVAIWTLVGVIFYLGITLLVQAGLPASFGTVRSWAGLILIGTGLYQFTRFKEMSLSKCRSPMTFILTSWRNGSTGAGIMGANYGWFCTKCCWVLMVGLLTVGAMSLPFMGVFALIIFVEKVAPFGNLFSKIVGGAFLAAGLYLLL
- a CDS encoding cupredoxin domain-containing protein, which encodes MVTWSNRNLLIATVLLAAIVGSVTGLATSYLEHPGAAPQARDVYLFVVDQNFNSSQTRGLTSDYIYSSSLIVVNKGDTVTIHFYNPTDKAHSFTLNAPYANDAVVAAQSSTIQNATITITTNQAGSFNFHCKFHQPQMIGAIIVQG
- a CDS encoding glycosyltransferase family A protein translates to MRLQDIDLLTPTIRDFSLPAVNSHHWRLDSTSPLSLAREKLIQDSDTDWVLFVDDDITWSPETLDRMFLAIDAKTGAIDTQILDRGITPHFTTSRVTRGWLGFTLVRREAVQDWHPPPLQRFEDEHLRRHILKKGFRYKRILDIAPVIHDYVAGRPTKHDHFLDGQGARRVFSRREKIWMVAKTPLFLRRGKVRFLAHYYFVSGMIH